Genomic segment of Apium graveolens cultivar Ventura chromosome 7, ASM990537v1, whole genome shotgun sequence:
cagatattgcatggttgtgtaagaggcccgtaatggcccagcgggtttgcgtaagtggctaagtcggttgcgcgccctatttaaaccacttagtccagcgtgacagagacctagctagtctctgagttccggaataggttgtggtgggatagactgatcagctgtccctaggattcgtccaattatatatctgattttggtttagtagttcctgtaacggaacaagtggttttatggtccccgtaacgggacagatgatttatggttcctgtaatggaacagtggttttggaaatggaaatagcatgctaaaatcgGACTCTGGTATTTTTGTACAGCATAACCGGTCGTCTAACCTAGGTTGTTGTGATTCTGTAGGTTCAAGTCGAAGGACCCAGTAGTTAAAGTCGGTTAGGGTCAAGCCAGTGTTAGTGTAAAGCTttgtaaggcaagtacccctgaacaaatcttttacggttcagtatatatgaataactgATGATTTAAATTGTGTAGTGGAACATATTGTTTTAAGgtacgtatcccccgtatttgaaaatatcttattaaaaattatgttttggggaaaagtaacttctgaagatacctatctctaaaactgtgaataaaattggaaaggttttggaaagtgtgctatgatttaattattttaaaaagagataggtataagtggttttggaaactggataaaacagatcaaatattggatggttgcgtaagaggcccgtaatAGCCCAGCGGGTTTGCATAAgtggctaagtcggttgcgcaccctatttaaactgcttagtccagcgtgacagagacctagctagtctctgagttctggaataGGTTGTGGCGGGATAGATTTATCAGCTGTCCCTATGATTCGTCcaattatatatctgattttggtttagtaGTTCCCATAACGAAACAAGtggttttgtggtccccgtaacgTGACATATgatttatggttcctgtaatagAACAATagttttggaaatgaaaatagcatgctaaaattggactctggtatttatgcacagcacacgactgataatattattttacagagcatgctagttttgatatccagtttatatctgTGTTACTTGTCTTCATAAATGAGTTATGAAATCTGTTCCTATACTGTTTTTATATACActgctttacttgttattcatatagcggtACTATTGAGCActtgattgctcacccttgcagcttgttttttatttatatattgcagatgtctagaagaccaatCAGACCATGGCAGAAATAGGTGTCAGccccctccggtcccggctcctccgaggtagtttgtatcagaccctgagatctgatgagttgctgtaataagtttGAGTGTCGGGTTGTGGAATAAATTAGTTGtagtgttgtaacctaaataatacttgaacctgtatcTGATCCTGGTTCGGGGTTGTGTTTAAATAATAATGTTTAATTAGTAGTTTATATTCGTGGTTTGTTATATTTTAGTGatgtcagcccctgaccccggggttgaggccgtcacagttggtatcagagctacaggttcaagcccctgatttaggttaaggaTCGAGTCAGAAAGGTATAGGAAGTGTGTCCtaaagtgtgagtcagcaacttaTTTAGAGGAGCAACCCTAAGTATCAGttgagggttccgacggcgttaccctgacatctattgatgttttgatagaacTTCCTTAATCTTGTTATGTCTTTCCTATATATTTATATTGTTGGCAGTGGCCCATAGTGATTTCTGGTTCTCCATCCCGGGAGAACAGGTCGGATTCGGATAGTTCAGACTCTGAGAGGACTCTAGACGTTATAGCTGAGGAGACTCCTTTGCCTCCCCCATCAGTTCCTCCGTTGGTACCAGGAGGTGTGTTAGGACCTAGTGTCCGTCCTTGTTGGGTACGAAGGTCCGTATTTGCTGTTAGGGATTTCCTCCCAGGTTGTGGTCCTAGTTCTTCCACCTTGAGACCTCCTGTCCCTCCATCTGTTCCTTCAGGTGCTTCTTCCCCGATCCCCTACCATtttcaccgagcggtgaaccagTCTTTTATTAGAGAGCAGAGCCCGGGGTTAGCTGCACAGCTTGACCAGATACCAGTTGGACCTTTTCAGGGCATTCCTGCCCCTTCACCCGATGTTCAGGAATGAGTTCGATCCTTAACTCATACTGCTGTAGAGAGAGCTAGGTCCATTGACCGTTTCATCagctcagagttcagagctgttcagtaccaggatctggtgaactggttggtatttgagttagggTCTATCGGTGGCAGTGGCAGTAGTTAGATCAGAGTTTCCGCAGTGAGATACAGAGCTCGGAGTTGCTTtgcaggagttctgtagttgtttccttttatgtatgtatattatgttgttatagtttgtagtaggcggaggctgctatgacagccaattttatTGTGTACTCAGTTTATTTCTAGTGTTGTACTATAGTTGTTGGATGGATTTATACTGTTGTTGTACTATAGTTCTTTCTATTATAGAGTTATTGTTGGCTTCATTTTCTTTGCACTGTTACTATTAATGTTACTGTTATTGGTGTATTTGTTGCTGGTTTTGTTAAATTTAGTTATGCATTGTGGATGGACCCCAAGTAAATAAGGAAGGTAATATTTTATTATGCCAGCATTCTCCCAATGCATAAAAATGTTGCTACACGGGGGCACAGttttcatataaaacctttttgttgtgtttcaggagaatgcctcccaagaaaCATATTCCGTCCAATTCCTCTAGAAGGAACTCTGATGGGGGCCCAACCATAAAAATTGCTGGaccaacagtctaatcagatggctcagcagcaagaacaattccagcagcagcaagaacaatttcTGCAACAgtagcaacaacaacaacaacaacaattcatACAACAAAAGCACCAACAAATCCCACAACAGTTACAGTTTCAACAGTAACCCCAGCCGAGAGAGCCAAACCAAACTGTTAGTTTCAAGTCTTTTTAGTCAGTAacaaacccccagagtttaagggcgaggtagaCCCGATTTCCGCTAGAGTTTGGCTTAAAGAAATGGAGAAGGCCTTTACCCTTATTCAGGTCAGTGATGATTCTAAGAgggattatgctagttattttctcaAGGGTGAAGTAAATTTTTGGTGGGAATTCACGCGTGCACTAGAAGGAGAGGGTCGTGTTTCTTGGACCATATTTACAGAGTTGTTTCTAGAGAAGTACTTTCTGGATTGTTTACAGAGTCAATTAGAAGTGGAATTTTCGGAATTGAAGCAAGGAGAGAATAGtgtggctgagtatgaggccaagtttacggagaTGGCCCGATTAGCCCCTGGATATGTGAATAGTAAGATTCAGAAAGCTAtgaggtttcaacaaggattgaaaccTGAAGTTCATAGTGGAATGGCGGCTTTGCAGCTTAAGACGTATACctccgtagttcaggccgccctagtgattgaaagtgatcagaagttggcctcTAAGGAAAAAAGTgataagaagaggaagtttgataGTGATACTGATAAGACGGATCTAGAAGAGTCTAGTCAGAAGTTCCCAAGGAAATTTGGTCGAAATAGGAACAAGAGATTCAGGAGACAAGGTTTTTCCCAGACGAGTTCCGGTGTCACCTCAGTTGTTTCTGCCCTAGTCCAGTCAACCAAGCCAATAGTGGAATGTAAGTCATGTGGTAAGAAGCACAGTGGTCAATGCAGAAAGGATTTTCAGTGTTTTAAGTGTGATCAAAAAGGCCATTATGCGTTAGAATGTAATGCAGGGAACCCCGGAGTTACTTGCTTTAAGTGCGGTAAGGTTGGACATATATCCAGAAACTGTAAGGTCGTAACTCAAGGCATCATAGGAGGTAGTGCATCTCAAGGACCGACAACCAGCACAGCAAGAGACAAAACCTTCAAGATGACCAAGAGATCTAATGCTCAGGATTCAGATATGGTTGCAGGTATGCTTTCTTTTAATTCCGTTCCTGTTAAAGTTTTGTTTGAAGAGCGTCTAAATCCTTTATATCTAAAGAATGTCTAAGTAGTATGGATTTAATGTTGGAAAATTTAGCTGAGCccttgaccatagaagtggccaaTCAAGATAAAGTTTCAGTCATCCAATTTTACCCTAGGTGTCAACTAGAAATATGCGGGCATTCCTTTTCAGTGGACCTAATACCctttgagttaggagaatttgatgtgattctaggaatggattggttgtcccagcataaggcaaatattgattgtaagaaaaaaaaaatttgttGTAGACGGAAGATCATATCAGAAAAACTTACCAAGGGCAGAAACATgaaaagaaatttctctcgataCTGGAAGCAAGAAAACTATTGAGACAAGGGTGTGAGGCGTACTTGGCCCATATTATGGACACTGAGAAAAAAGGCACCTAGTTTGGATGAGATTCTTATAATTAGTGAATTTTcggatgtttttccagacgaattgCCAGGATTACCACCAGATCATGAGATTGAGTTCTCGATCAATCTAATTCCGGGAGCAGAACTAGTTTCAAAGGCTTCTTATCGTATGGCCCCAATGGAGATGAATGAACTGGGTAAAAAacttcaggaacttttggataaaggggtaattagaccaagtgtatccccgtggggcataccagtgttattcgtaaagaagaaagacggaagtatgaggttgtgtattgattatcgagaactaaataaaTTAACCATAAAAAATAAGTACCCTTtacccaggattgatgacttgtttgaccagcttaaaggagcatgttgtttctcgaagattgatttaagatcgagttatcaccagttgaaaattaAGCCTGAATATATACCGAAGACTGCATTTTGAaccaggtatggccattacgagttccTAGTGAtatttggattgactaatgcagcatcagcttttatggatttaatgaaccgggtgtataaggagtacctggataagtttattattgcatttattgatgacatcctcatctattcaaagacCAAAGACGACCATGTCGAACACCTAAGGATTGCTTTGCAAAGGCCGAGGGAAAAGCAGTTGTACGCTAAGTTTTTGAAATGTGAATTTTAGTTGGAGgaagttcagtttttgggtcatatagtgggtaaggatggtattaaAGTGGATCCcgtgaagattgaagctgtatccaGATGGGAACAGCCGAAGACTCCAACaagttagaagttttcttggactAGCAGGCTACTACAGAAGGTTTATGAAGGACTTTTCCAAGATTGCAACTCCATtgaccaggaaaaatgagaggtTTGTTTGGAccgagaaatgtgaagaaagtttccaagagttaaaAAAGAGATTAGTAACAGCACCTGTGTTAGCATTACCAAATGAAACAGGGAATTtcgtgatctacagtgacgcttctctgaaaggattaggctgtgtgttaatgcaacatgataaggtaTTTCTATATGCGTCTAGGGAGTTAAAACCCCATGAGTAGAAGTACCCAGTGCACAATTTTGAATTAGCAGCAATAGTATTCGCATTGAAGCTATGGAGGcattacttgtacggagagaagtgcgacatctacacggatcataaaagcttaaagtatatattcacccaaaaggatttaaacatgagacaacgaagatggttggagctcatcaaagattatgattgttcCATCAACTATCATCCGGGCAAAGCCAATATGGTAGCAGATTCCTTAAGCAGGAAGGAAAGATtaaataagatcaaaatttttgaAGGACTCGTAAGGGAATTGGAAAAgctggaaattgaagttcgagtgtCGGAAGGTAACAAAGAGCCTTTATATGAAATCACTTTTCAGCCATAATTGATGGAAATAATAAGAAGGTGTCAAGAGGAAGTTATGAACAAAGAATTGGATAATTTGATGGGAGAAAAAgtttgtactcaaaaggatagcAAAGGTATGTTCAGGCTTTCTTCAAGAATATGGATCCCcaatgtgactgaattgaagaatgagatattgcgagaagctcataattctagacTCTCTATTCACTcggggagtaccaaaatgtatgAAGACTTAAAGAgaaacttctggtggccaggaataAAGAAGGAGATTGCGGATTGGTCAACAAATGTCACGTATGTCAGAcggtaaaggcagaacatcaaaggccaagtggattgttgcaacccTTGGAGATCCCATAGTGGATatgggaagagattgcaatggatttcgtggtaaAATTGCCAAAGACAAAGTCAAATCATGACGCTAtctgggtaatcattgacagattgACCAAGACAACACATTTCCTccctatcaacgagagatattCTTTGGAAAAGTTTGTTACaatgaatttaaataaaatagtGACCAAGAATGGAGTTTCCGTGTCCATCGtatcagaccgagacccaagattcaactccagattttggactaagtttcaagagtgtttgggaactaagttaaacatgagcactgcttatcatcctcatacagatggccaaagtgagagaacgattcagacaatagaagatatgttaaggtttgtgctttggatttcaagggaaactgggatgatcatctaccgttgattgagttttcttataacaacaactatcatgctagcattggaatgccaccctacgaagccttATATGGAAGTAATTGCAGATCaccattgtattgggatgaggtaggagaaaagaaagtgttagggcCTGAGCTAGTGCAACAGACTAGAGATGCAGTGGCATTGATTCAGAAAAGATTGGAAGTCGCCCAGGATAGGCAGATGAAGAATGCAGATTTACATCGGAAGGATATGAATTTTGAGATAGGGTCACTGGTATTGTTGAAGGTACCACCATGGAAAGGGTTAGTTCGATTTGGACAGAAAGGTAAGCTTAGCCCCAGATATATAGGGccatttgaagttttgaagcAAATAGGGAAGGTCGCGtacgagatagcgttaccaccacagttgcagcatattcataatgtgttccacgtatccatgttgaagccGTAAATCCCTGATTCAAACCAAGTAATTGAgtatgaaccgattgagcttaaatcagatttgtcctatgtggaatgaccaatccagatattagatcgtagggagcgtgtacttagaaataaatctattcctatagttaaagtactttggagaaaccctagggtagaagagtccacctgggaattagagtcagatatgcttgacaaatatcctcacttatttagttagtTAAGATTTtggggacaaaatctttttaagggaggaaggatataacaactcatatatttttgtaatatttaaaggtATAATTATTacgtaattaattaattattacgTAAATAATTGCATTTTTGTATCAAAATTCGGGTAAAAAGCACAGGAATCACACGTGGCAGATATAGGCAAATCCAGTGATACGTGTTTTGTGCTAAGTATAGACATCaaatataaataataaagaaaaaaaTATACAAAACCCCACCCCCTTTTTCCTTCTTCTCCACCGCGGTATCAATCTCTAAACTCTCTTTGTCTCCTCCTCCTTCGTTCACTCAGTCCTCATCATCGCTTCTCTTTTTCCTGTGTTAATTCCCCTTCTTTTCTTTATTTCTTGTTCCCTGTTTCCGTTTCGTCTCCGGCCGCCGACGATATTTTCGGTAATTGCCAGCCTCCTGGTTGTTACTCCTGTTGCTTActtcgtatatatatatatgtatatatatgtatgttcTGTGTGTGTATTCATCctgcatgtgtgtgtgtgtgttgggTTCGAGTATGTCCCCGTTTCCCTAAATTTTTGCTACTATTCTTTTGGCTTTCCGGTTAATTATTGCCGTCTATGGTTGTGGCGCGTGTTAGCGCGCGTGTTGTGCAGTTTGGGATTTtattattttctgattttatgCAGGAATTTTTGATTAATATTTCGTGATATTAAATTTAATTCACGCGGAAGATGATTttaataatcggtgaaatttattagGAAACCCGACTCAtgtcgggcaccaataaattttgccgccgtccgtgATGAAtatttacgagcggacggtggacggtggacggtgatgattttatctgagtcctaaatattttaaaataaataaaacaattcATATAAATTATTTTGGAACGTAAATAAAATATTGGTGTTACGAGTTGTAGATTGTGGATCAGAATTTGTTGGGAATTGACGTCGAttaatgtttcgacgggtaggtctataaatagaggagtcactgtccaaattttctgaaaattactgtTACATACGAATAGAATATATACATCTACATAAATAAAAGTCATACCTTAATTGTTACGTGTATTATTACGTGCATTATTATGTGTATAATATTATACGAATATGTACGAGTCAGGAATCGCTATCGTTGGGTAAATAtctagcgaggatatgtcaagcataaccgGTCGTCTAACCTAGGTTGTTTTGATTCTGTAGGTTCAAGTCGAAGGACCCAGTAGTTAAAGTCGGTTAGGGTCAAGCCAGTGTTAGTGTAAAGCTTCGTAAGGCAAGTaaccctgaacaaatcttttacggttcagtatatatgaataactgATGATTTAAATTGTGTAGTGGAACATattgttttaagttacgtatcccccgtatttgaaaatgtcttattaaaaattatgttttggggaaaaataaCTTCTGAAGATACCTATCTCCAAAACTGTGAATAAAATTGGaaatgttttggaaagtgtgctatgatttaattattttaaaaagagataggtaaaagtggttttggaaactggataaaacagatcagatattggatggttgcgtaagaggcccgtaatagcccagcgggtttgcgtaagtggctaagtcggttgcgcaccctatttaaaccgcttagtccaacgtgacagagacctagctagtctatgagttccggaataggttgtggtgggatagactgatcagctgtccctatgattcgtccaattatatatctgattttggtttagtaGTTCCCATAACGAAACAAGtggttttgtggtccccgtaacgTGACATATgatttatggttcctgtaatagaacaatggttttggaaatgaaaatagcatgctaaaattggactctggtatttatgcacaacacacgacTGATAATATTATTTTACAGAACATGCTAGTTtcgatatccagtttataccctTTTTACTTGTCTTCATAAACGAGTTATGATATATGTTCCTATACTGTTTTTTTATACACtactttacttgttattcatatagtggtattattgagcaattgattgctcacccttgcagcttgttttgtatttatatatTACAGATGTCTAGAAGACTAGTCAGACCATGGCAGAGTAGGGTGTCAGCCCTGTAACATCCGGGACATAACGTCTAATTATTTCTATCAATAAATgcttattatgtgattattatgtgaatttttgatgaattatctgatgattgataataatatttggatgtttgtatataataaaatgtgagcatattattatgtgaatttttgatgaattatctgatgattgataataatatttggatgtttgtatataataaaatgtgagcaTGTCAATTTTAaaatgtccagaataaaatatagataattaaggtatttttttggtaatttttggagtgttatataattttgtaatgatttatgaatttattaattattttttgaataattgcaaaattattttaaaagccgggaattgtccgacttcaaccgtttttacgtttttacaacccgaaactctttcgaaaactccttcctaacctaatctggtaattacggacaatttccgtgttttgactttttcgatccgaattatggtttgacccgtacgtggcccgacgtaaaattttcgatacgataatcatttcgataaatcaacaaaacccgtattctcaaaagacgggataatattatattattttcgtataaagtgtcttatcaaagcccggttgggataattatccaaaattgatatcaaatcggatcgttattgcagttacttagcggctaagcaactaatttatcgatccaaaacaaTCCGGAAcaaaccaatattccgtaaatataaatagcatatttcttatttcattttattcctttattcatttacaaccggtaaaaatatagtaattacagagaaaaaccctaaaaacgatacgttcttgagaatcaaaagcacgaacgaaggcgttaccgaactccgattcaagcatgtaatatatcaaaacgaagatctcAAAATATAGAATCATAATCAATCGTCAAATCAAACCCATA
This window contains:
- the LOC141674576 gene encoding uncharacterized protein LOC141674576; this encodes MEKAFTLIQVSDDSKRDYASYFLKGEVNFWWEFTRALEGEGRVSWTIFTELFLEKYFLDCLQSQLEVEFSELKQGENSVAEYEAKFTEMARLAPGYVNSKIQKAMRFQQGLKPEVHSGMAALQLKTNKRFRRQGFSQTSSGVTSVVSALVQSTKPIVEWNPGVTCFKCGKVGHISRNCKVVTQGIIGGSASQGPTTSTARDKTFKMTKRSNAQDSDMVADELPGLPPDHEIEFSINLIPGAELVSKASYRMAPMEMNELGKKLQELLDKGLEEVQFLGHIVGKDGIKVDPVKIEAVSRWEQPKTPTS